TGTTCTGTTGGGAACTGGTCCGGTAAAGATCTGGATCAGGACTCACCCATCTCCAGGTATTCACTGAAGAGTCCCTCACAGACCAGTAGCTGGTAGTCGGCCTCCCAGGGAAAAACCTCCTCCTGCCCCCCCGCTTTCCTTTGgacctcttctcctccctcctcctcctcctcctcctcctccttcttcttctttacctGAGGACTCAGTTTCCTCTTCTGCCACCACGTCTTCACCTTCCTGCCAAATAAAGAGACTCGTTTTAGCTCAGTGTATTAACCCTCTGATAAAAATCGTCTCATTAACCCACATTTAATAACTTGAACCAAGACCAACTGTCtggggttgtgtttgtgttgtatctTACGGGGAGATGAACTCCTGGATGTTGTTGATCAGCTGTTTTCCCACCATGATGACCAGCAGCTCCTGAGCCAGTTCAATGAGACACCCGCCAGCCCCACACTGACCCCCCACCCCCGGATtcatcacagagacaaacacacaaagacatcaGTTCCCAtgtttacacatatatatatttatatatatacagtacacaacTTTAACATGAGagcatcttcatcttcatcagactCACATCTTCATTACGGACTCCGAACAGAGTGTTGTATTTTCCAGGGTAACCAATAAACCTTAGCAACAAGCAAATTGTTGACATGAGAATAGAAGTAgaatagcatagcatagcatagcatagcatagaaTAGCGTAGTGTAGAGTATAAGCACACGCATAGCACAACATAGCATATAATAGCATTGTATAGCGTAGAATCTAAttaaaatagaacagaacagcATCGCATACCAGAGCCTAGCGTCGAAGGAAAGATAAAACAACCGACCTTCCTTTGAAGAAAGCGATGTAAATCGGAGACGAGTAGAAGTTGACAAACTGGAAGATGAAGACCTTGAGGATGAACATGTCCTCGTACTGAGTCTGAGTTCGATGCATCtctgacagaaacaaacaaagtgaaCACACTGCTCtgatatgctaagctaactaatgCTAACACCAAAGAAAGAATGCACTAATGAACACAACAATATTTTTCATTCTCCTTCTGGTTTtctctttctacttcctgttaaaaactgtttcaccTGGTTCCTGGTTAAAACCATCAGAAccaggaggaacaagttagaaaaccacaaacatgttgaaccaaccatttctagaacttagaatgtaaatctaacctggacatttctaaagctgatcaacacatttacttatttaaaactatttccattaaaactatttaggaccatgtccacaactatcaggtgtccaaccagtaataatgtctgaatgtctctaaactgtctcctgtctccatagactgaatatagcctcactgttgcttagcaaccactgacacatcatgtcctgattggttgatggatgcatgtttccaccaataggaaagaggctgtcatgttgtttctttctatcatgtgtagctggctagctctcctattgctagctctctcctcctgctagctctctcctcctgctagctctctcctcatgctagctctctcctgttgctagctctctcctcctgctagctctctcctcctgctagctctctcctcaatgctagctctctcctgttgctagctctctcctcctgctagctctctcctcctgctagctctctcctcctgctagctctctcctgttgctagctctctcctccagctagctctctcctcctgctagctctctcctccggctagctctctcctcctgctagctctctcctcatgctagctctctcctccagctagctctctcctcctgctagctctctcctccggctagctctctcctcctgctagctctctcctccggctagctctctcctctggctagctctctcctcctgctagctctctcctctggctagctctctcctcctgctagctctctcctctggctagctctctcctcttgctagctgtctcctcctgctagctctctcctcttgctagctctctcctctggctagctctctcctcctgctagctttCTCCtttggctagctctctcctccggctagctctctcctcttgctagcgttttcctccgtgaaccaaacatgacgacaatattcaggagaaagactcagttatttagaaccgGTCTAGTTCTACTTGATCTAGAAACACTAGTTAAAAACTGATCTATAGGCTGAAGTTTCTACtaaagtagaaacagagactcagtgagaaGAGTGTAGACTTTGTCGGGTTAATATCAGATCAGTCTTTAAAAACACCAAATCTGAATCATGACATATTGTCAGTGGGGGTGACGCTGACTCACCCCAGCGGGTGAGGATGTGGGCCAGTGCAATGTAAACTCTGGACAACATGAGAATGACCACCAGGTTCAACACTGATCCTGAGAGACTGGCGATCCTCCCGGCCTGGACACAGAGAAGACACTTTTTAAACAGAGATATGTGGCGTTCCTCAGGGAACTGTCCTGGAGCCATGCTACGTTCTACCAGAGGGAACAGGAAGGTCGCGTGGGACTCACATATAACAATTCGATGTTGGTAGACTTGTAGATGACGATGCTGAGGATTGTTCGATACAAAATGATGGCGATGAGAAACATCAGCACCACTGTTACCTGCACAGGAAGGACAACgtcagctcattgatcaggtgaagagaggtcagaggtcagaggtcaggtgaCTCACCATGACGACGATGATCGTGCAGCCAGTCAGGGTCCGGTTGAACCGCTTTTTTTCAGGGAAGTAAGGTTCTTCAGCTCCGGTCACTGGGTTCCTCACCGTCATCGGAGCCATGGCGGTGAATTCTGGACGAGGTCGTTCCTGGAGGACGACAGTCAGAAAACGACTCACGATATTCAGTCAGAAACCGTTACCATGGCAACTACTGGCCAGTGTGTCGCTAGGTGTTTGGGGTTAATCTGGGAGTCTGGGGGGGTCCCACCTCTATTTCCTGGAACTCGGAGCAGTCCCAGCGGTGAGACAGAGCAGAACATGTCCTCTTCCAGTACTCCAGGAAGGTGACGGCccacagagacatgaagacacTGAGAAACACTGTCCCTCCGTTGTCAAACAGGAGACCAGCCTGAAGACAGATTAAATCACCTGGAGCTTTTACTATGGActcagagaagaggaggacaggaggacgggaggacaggtagagaggaggacgggaggacaggtagagaggaggaggggaggacaggtggagaggaggatgggaggacaggtagagaggaggacgggaggacaggaggatgggaggacaggtagagaggaggacgggaggacaggtagagaggaggacgggaggacaggTAGAGGGGAGGACGAGAGGACAGGTAGAGAGGAGGACAGGTAGAGAGGAGGACAGGtagagaggaggacgggaggacaggtagagaggaggacgggaggacaggTAGAGAGGACGGGtagagaggaggacgggaggacaggTACCTTGTAGGTGACACAGATGCTGGAGTAGTTCCAGAGTTTGCACATGTTGCAGATGGGACACATGATGAATCTGTCTCCACTTTGACAAACTTCTTTCctacaaacaaagaaacagttaaagtcagatttaaaTCTGAGACTCGTCAGCGAATCAGCGACGTGACAACGTTTCTACTGACGCTGGAACATCAGTCGCCACAAGCCAAAAACCGACCAGGAAGATGACGGTCCCAACGAGAGACGCGGGGACCAGCCAGCCGGTGTAGAAACCTAGGGACACAGTTACCACGGAAACCAGAGTTAGACACAGTCACCGTAGAAACTACATTCAAAGGTGTTGCCACAGGAACAATAGTTAGAAATGGTAACGACAGAAACTGAAAACTCTCTATGAACAGAGACTGTTGCCATAGAACATACTGTCAGACAATGTAACCATAGAAACTGCAGCTGGAAACTGTTACCATAGGAACCATTTTGAGTAAAGACAACCACAGAAGCTACAATGAAACGATGGCTACAGATACCGTCACCATAGTAACTACAGTCATAAACGATAACCATAGTAACTATAGTCAGAAACTGTAGCAGATGTTGCTGCCGTTGCCATAGTTACCGAGCCAGGCAAAGTAAAGCGCTATCTTCTCTCCAAAATACTCCCTGATGTGGTCCAGGGGCTGGTAGCGTCTCCAGCAGGACCAGCGGGCCCAGTATGAATACAGGATCTGCCTCAGACCCAGACACTGGGGGGGCACCGGGGGGTTGGGCCGCTGGAAGTCTCCCTGTACACCAGCAACACAGAGTCAAGACTGGACCTCAGTCTGGAGTTCAGGGCTCAGGGTTTAGAGTTCAGGGTTCTGGGTTCTGGACTCACCTCGTGGAGGGGGTAGGCAGCAGTGAAGACCTGTTCACTGATGAGTCGGTCGATTCCCACCTCCCCTTTCTTCACTGATCCGTACTGAGTCCTGGCCAGAATCTCATAGAGCTGCAGGAACAGATCCAGACTTTAACCCTCcatggaccaggaaccaggaaccaggaaccatatgtggtaacgtggttcctggttcctctcagtgaggtttattgtcatgtggttttcattgagccaatcagagaagatccaggaaacatcctcaggtctaatcagggtctaatgtggtctacaaggtcccccctctgaactggtttatcaggaaccatgaagaagaacaagtgtcctaatgtttctaatgtgatgatgttgatgatgttctaatgtgacaaatacatgtttacattagattaaggaccaggaaccagatatgagaccaggaaccagatgtgagaccaggaaccagatatgagaccaggaaccagatatgagaccaggaaccaggaaccagatatgagaccagaaccagatatgagaccaggaaccagatatgagaccaggaaccagacatgagaccaggaaccagatatgagacattcattcatctggatttaactcaggaaagaaaataaaggaatatgaaaaatgttacaatgtttttttttaaagtcttcttGTGTCCTATGATAACACTCTAGGGTTAAAGTATTTCATTGAAAACCCTATGAAGGGTTAAATAtgggtttgtctgtgtgtgtctgtgtgtgtgtgtttaatgtgtgtgtgtttgatgatgtgtgtttgtgtgtgtgagtgtttgctaATTGTGTTTGCTGATGAGGCGTCGCCGCCTGCAGCATCCGTCTGATGAATGAAACATCCTGGACATCAGAGGACTTGGTTCAGACCCGTCAGCTCAGAGTCAAACTCTGTCTTCAGGATGAgtttacacacaaaataaagctcctcccctctagtctgtgggcggagctcctcccctctagtctgtgggcagagctcctcccctctagcctgtggagctcctcccctctagtctgtgggcggagctcctccagctttgactccacTGATTCAATAAGAAGCTCGTCCAATGtctccagatttatttcatcccaaacattctctatggggttcaggtctggtctccagagtctttgtgctgctccctgtcagactggagccttttttcccggttgtcctccctgatcagtggttttctgttcagtcccagtcccttgagttcccttcacattgtccatggtgtgaaatgctcttccttccactattaaacacagccctgagttctactgctgcttttcttccaaacgtttctccatcaatcaggatttatttcttcctggtagatcATGGTCATTTGAGTTTGGGGGCCACATGCAGCACAATTTAATCTAACCCACAGTTTGCGCATCGTCGTTAACCTGCCCAGGAATCTAACCAGAGccgtgattggtcctcgttagtgtataaatgtaaccagagctgtgattggtcctcgttagtgtttaatgacAAGCTGAACCATTGGGAAATGccgctgtgattggtcctcgttagtgtttaaagcCTATGGCCTTTAATGAACCAGAGCGTGATGTCCTTATTAATGACAGCTTGTGCCTCGTTTTGCCTTCCAGATGACGCTGTgatggtcctcgttagtgtttaatgtaaatgtgtgtctcgtagtgtttaaatggaaccagggctgtgattggtcctcgttagtgtttaatgtaaccagggctgtgattggtcctcgttagtgtttaatgtaaccacagctgtgattggtcctcttggtaaCTTGGTATCTAACTGATAGTTGTGGGtcaggttaactgaggaggtttggagacacagacatttgGACGACTCGTCTTTGGTGGAATTTAGGCGAGAAACAAATGAACCCAGCTGGTAAGAAGACACAGCGTCGCCTAGTGGTACCAGTAGAAATGACTCACACTGTTGTAGCTGCGTATGGAGGATACTGCATCTGGGTCCAATAGAAGAATGATTCTCAACTAGTGGGTTttctaagaaaaaaagacactcaCCATTTCACACCATAGTTTTCACTGTTTTGActattttgttttctcatgttgGAAATAaagccttccttccttccttccttccttccttccttccttccttccttccttcattcattcatttattcattcatccatcattaacctaatagcataataaccaaagccatatttaaacatttttgggaaacaagaaaaaaaaaatttaattttagcagctactactactactactgctactactgctactactgctgctactgctgctactactactactactactgctactaacaataataataataataataacaataataataataatagggaGCTAAGTGAGGCTCCAGGATTCAGTCCTGGAGATGTCTGGACTCACCACCTGGTGTCTCTGGGACGTCTTGAAGAATGTGTCTTTGTCCTCGCTGCCCAGGaacctggagacagagacagaaagatggaCTCAGACTGGAGGACAGACCATGAGGACATAAACTAAGACCGAGACGGTCTGGACCTCTGCAGCTTGTTGGTCCTGAACTGGCAGGTGTAGTAGTCTGGAGGGGGGTTGGGGACATCCTGGGACAGAGGGTTGGGGATGGACAGCTTGGACAGGACCTTCTCGGACCAGTTGACGATGGGAGCGTTGACCACCTGGAGACGGAGGACGGAGACGTGTTGGAGGAGAGTGTTGGTCAGAGTCCAGAGGACAAGGAAGACAGAAGACGGCGACGTACCTGCAGAGGAACACGGAGACTGATCTCCTCGGCGTAGTAACACAGGACGCTCCAGGGGGCGCTGAGGAGGACAAAGGACGTCCTCGTCTTTGACTGGAGGACAGATTTCTGGGGacaagacgaggaggaggaagatgttgaggaggaggaagaggaggaggagaaagaggagaaggaggtgctGTTTTGTTCACCTGCTCCTGCAGTAGTCCAGATTGTCTCAGTCTCTTCAGAAACTCCTCCCTCTTGTGGGCGGGGCCAACACCTGTGCTCTCTTCCTTTGAGTCCAGAGGCTCCTCCCACACCAGCACAAAATCTGTCCAATTGGAGCACAGCGTTCCTTCCTTTTTATAAAATCCTCTGCGCCCAAACAGTTCTTACGCTACGCTAAGCTAAGTTGagataaactaaactaagctaagctacacTATGCTAAGCTTAGCTTTTAAACTCCAATTTAATCCAGTAGTTTTTAAGAATGCACTTTGTATGTTTATCATAATAATGTGATTTTTCAAAGCACAGTTTTCCAAGTATTTATAGactattttagatttttaatcttTCTAAAACTTCATAATTTCATCTAAAACAAAGtgctttaaatcattttatatcaTCTTAGAACATTGggtcttttgttgttttattatttatttagttttactcaCCGATTCGAGTCGATCCATCACTGAAGACGTTTCTGTTTGGAGGCAGAACtggtgcattctgggaaatttaaatacaatttaatttaCATCAGTTTATTATCTggcctccttccttcccctcttttcatctggttcctaaatctggatcatgtctccatgtggtcctggttctggtccagtggtaggtagagatccatcagagtcagcagctgatacattattctactgaccacatggtggcgctgctgctgatttacacacagactgagaccaggtctggagacagagtttaatgtgtgtctctttcatttcttggtttgtttttagttcTTGTTGGTTTAGTTTCATtctctgtttgttctctgtttGTCCCCTGTTTGTTGAATGTTTCCTTATCAGGTTTCATCCGAAGCTTCCTGAAGTTTCTCGTCTCCATTGTTGTTAATGAAGACGATGAAAGACACAACGCTAAGACCAGGGCAAACATCATGTGTCCATCACTCAGTCAGAGACAAACTGAGAGGAGACACTCGGTCTGAgaccattttattttagagactCTTTTCCTTCATGTATTTcagtagtttttaaatttaaaatattaaaacatttatttatttatctttttatatccACTTCATAGGTTAGAAAACAAACATCTAATGaaggatttcattcattttaacaatttattaattaatattaagaaatgttcaaactgattttattaCTCAGTTGGaaccttaagaaaaaaaaagcgaacatttaaataatctttgagaatttcttgttttttatttttcagaggaAACTTCGAGCTACAGGTAAAACATTGATGAAAAATctatttgttgacatttttgttgagttttgagGTTCTGACAGAGAACGAAAAGatttaaagttaaaggaaaGAACAGAGGCTCCGTGACGTCGCCCTGAGGAACTCCTCCGTTAACTTCACATCAGGGGCTTCTCAGTCGAAATCTCATTCAATCAACGTGTTATTGAAATCTGCCGTTACCGTGGTGATGCTGCCATAGTTGCTATCCGGTTCGGTTTCCATGGAGATGAGTGTGGCTCCGTCCTCCCTCTGCTCCGACCTCTTCCTCATCCTGCAAACTAAAACCAAGTCTCAGCTGGTTTAAACTTTacgtgacaaaaaaacaaacagaaagaacagCTGTAATAAGAGGCCACTTCATAAGTTACACCTGCGTTTTCATTTAACTCCTGGATCCTCCATAATCATCATCCAGCTcaattattatctttatttagaTCAGAAAGGCTTCACTAGTGTAACTAATGAAGTGGACAGACGGGATGTCAAAGATTATTCATTGAAACCCTTTCAAAGaaatgagatattttttttctgcctgggTTCATCTTTTATTCCAAACTAACTCAATAGAAAAGTCAAAAAGCttgtttaatgtgaaataaaaataaaaaataaaatgctgcgtGCATGTTTAATGGGTCAGGTTTTTATTAATAACCGTAGCCCTGATAGACTGTTTCAGTCATTAGGTCAGAATGCACTGACTGCAGAACCTAATGAAGTGGACAGGGAGTCAGTAGCTGAGAATGATTAATAATTTagacagaaacatttagtcTTTTTCTTACGGTTcacattttaaactatttatataACCTTAAAGTAGAACTAtgaagccaaaacaacaacttaaataCTGAACCCGTCtctaaataattaaactgtTCCTTAAAGTTCATCACAGCTCAAATAATCCTTAAAACTCGAACCTTGAGTTATCGATGAATCAGAAGCGTCTCTCCTCACCTGAGCTGGAGTCTCTGGAGGTTCAGGTGAAGCTGAAGAGTCTGAAGCTTCTTGTTGGTTTCCAGCTTCAAGACTGAAACCCTGacaagccccgcccctcccccggtttaagccccgcccacatggctctaataaaaacaagcacTCCCTTCCTGTTGGCTCGAGCTCACTCTCCTTCACTGAAACTCAACAGGAACTACACTAAAAGACTAAATACGAGAATGAGAACAAGTTATGTTATAACTCAAATGAGACTGAATGTCCTGATAAATCCTGACAACTGTTGACAGTTCAATGGTTTATTAATTATTGACACTTGGGATGAGGTGTTCAAGTTCCAATAGGAACATGAGGCATTCAGGGACCTGTCTGAGGATGAGGCGTTCAGGGACCTCACTGAGAATGAGGCGTTCAGGCACCTCTCTGAGTATGAAGATGTTTCTACTTTTTAAGGCAACTTCCCAGGTTCAGTTAATCAGAGTCCAATTAATAAGGcaacttaatatttttttaaactattaattattaattaacacGACTTCTTGGTCACATGTGAACTGGATGAAAAGGAGGCCTTTCAGCTTTGAGGTGCTAATTGACAGGTTTCTGGTGAAACTGAACCCGTTAATTGAACcttgaatgaattaaatgttaaatgagttGACTTTGGATCAATTAAAGTTTATAATTAATTATCATCAACTAGAAGGAACCAGGTTAACGAGTGTTCACTGATGATcaattaaatctgttttaatgaatgaaacctttcagccaatcagacgacagcaacacacaaacacacacatgatgtCACGGTTCATCACAGTGATGTCAGCAGAGAGGGGGCGGAGTCAAAGAGCTCTTTCATacaacagacacaaaccaaagcccattaacaattaattaattaataataattataatagtaAATCAATGCTGTCATATGTGGCTTCTTCTTCATCGTCTTCATCGTCATCTTCATCAGTCCTTCATGTCTGGTGAAGTCCACTCAGTCTGTTTCTGCTCAGACACGAAGTGAGTCGTCTAATTAACAGATTAATTGGCGTTTACTCCTGCAGCCTCTAATTAAGACACTAACGATCCACCTAATTAACCTCCAGTCCGTCTACCAGACCTCGCAGCGCCTCCCAGTGTTCATGGGCGTCCCTGTCGGACACTTAAAGTGGCGGCTGAAGTCGGGGGAGTTGGCGAGGGTCCCGATGACTCTGTACCTGGGGGGGCTGTGAGGGTCGGTGACCAGGCCCTCATGAGCGCTCTCTGGTGTCCGGACAGAGCACCACACCTGACAGACAgaagagacaggaaataaaagtttaaaccagctaacgttagcctcaAGCGCCTAGGAAGAAGCTAATGTTAGATAATGTTAGCCTAAAGCACCAATAAACCAGCTAATGCTAGCCTAAAGCGCCTATGAAGAAGATAACGTTAGCCTAAAGCTCCTATAAGGTCTAAAGTGCCTATAaaccagctaatgttagcctaaaGCACCTGTAAACTAGCTTGCGCTGGTCTAAAGTGCCTATAAAGAAGCTAATGTTAGTCTAAGGCAATAagccagctaacattagcctaagGCACCTGTAAACCAGCTAACGTTAACCTAAAGTGCCCATAaaccagctaacgttagcctaaaGCACCTGTAAACCAGCTTAAGTTGGCCCAAAGTGCGTATAAAGAAGCTAATGTTAGTCTAAGGCTATAAACCAGCTAACGTTAGTCCATCTGTAaaccagctaacgttagcctaaaTACCTGTAAACCAGCTAACATTAACCTAAAGCTCCGATTaaccagctaacgttagcctaaaGGACCCACAAACAGCTAATGTTATTCTAAATTCTATTCTAAACCATCATGGTGGatctggtggtaggaaccaaaatggtGGATGGTGTTTCCTCCCATTGGTCCAgattgcagaagaagaagaggacagcAACGTCACCTGTGCAAATCCCACGAAGAAGAGCTGGTCGTTGGTCAGGTTGACGGCAGGAAGTCTCTTCTCGTCTCCGTTTCTCTGGATCCAGGAGCGATACGCCTGAAGAAGAAATCAGTCAGTACgtggatgatgatgagatgtgACGTTCTGATTCAACCGATGGTTACTGACGTGGTACGCCGCCTTCAGGCCGCCGTTATCTGCGATGTTTTCTCCGAGTGTTTGTTTCCCATTGACGTGTTCTCCGTTGACGGTGTAGTGGCTGTACTGGTCCACCATGCACTCGGTCCTCTGACGAAACGCCTCCACCGACGAGTTCTGCCACCACGGCCTCAGGTTTCCTTCTTTATCGTATTCACGACCTGAAGCGTTAACGAGAAGTCCAACAGAGAACGGAGCGTTCAGTCAGCAggtcacacaacaacaacaacaacaacttcaaacCTGTGTCTTTATATAAAACCAGAGAACATGTGACAGGAAGTAAACGGACTCACCCTGATCGTCGAAGGCATGCGTGAGCTCATGACCCATCACCACCCCGATCCCCCCGAAGTTCAACGCCCTGAAAAGTCAAAAGACACAAAGTtacacaaaaccaacaacaacagactTGACAAATGTAGATTTAGATGAACTACTAGAGGTCTAAAGTCCTCCCAGCATCTTCCATTAGCAGTGGAGGCTAATCTTTTACAATAAGAGCCTGTATTCCGAAAGCTCCTCAGAGCAGGGTTCTTCCTAGTGGACGAATTTTAAGAAACTTTAATTAGAATCCCTCAAAGTTCAGAGTAGATCCCGAATGACTTAAAGAGAATGAATTTAACGCTACAGACTGGATGGAGCAGGAATCTAATCCCTGAGCCATTTTACCTGGTTAAgaccac
This sequence is a window from Mugil cephalus isolate CIBA_MC_2020 chromosome 9, CIBA_Mcephalus_1.1, whole genome shotgun sequence. Protein-coding genes within it:
- the ano7 gene encoding anoctamin-7, coding for MRKRSEQREDGATLISMETEPDSNYGSITTNAPVLPPNRNVFSDGSTRIDFVLVWEEPLDSKEESTGVGPAHKREEFLKRLRQSGLLQEQKSVLQSKTRTSFVLLSAPWSVLCYYAEEISLRVPLQVVNAPIVNWSEKVLSKLSIPNPLSQDVPNPPPDYYTCQFRTNKLQRFLGSEDKDTFFKTSQRHQVLYEILARTQYGSVKKGEVGIDRLISEQVFTAAYPLHEGDFQRPNPPVPPQCLGLRQILYSYWARWSCWRRYQPLDHIREYFGEKIALYFAWLGFYTGWLVPASLVGTVIFLVGFWLVATDVPAKEVCQSGDRFIMCPICNMCKLWNYSSICVTYKAGLLFDNGGTVFLSVFMSLWAVTFLEYWKRTCSALSHRWDCSEFQEIEERPRPEFTAMAPMTVRNPVTGAEEPYFPEKKRFNRTLTGCTIIVVMVTVVLMFLIAIILYRTILSIVIYKSTNIELLYAGRIASLSGSVLNLVVILMLSRVYIALAHILTRWEMHRTQTQYEDMFILKVFIFQFVNFYSSPIYIAFFKGRFIGYPGKYNTLFGVRNEDCGAGGCLIELAQELLVIMVGKQLINNIQEFISPKVKTWWQKRKLSPQVKKKKEEEEEEEEGGEEVQRKAGGQEEVFPWEADYQLLVCEGLFSEYLEMVLQFGFITIFVAACPLAPLFALINNWVEIRLDAQKFVTEYRRPVVERAQDIGIWFSILQFITHMAVLSNAFLIAFTSSFVPRLYYRYTRDSTLSGYTNFTLATSPLSYSPQHNNTSCRYRGFRNENGELLPEYFHLLAIRLSFIIIFEHVVFFIGRLIDMMVPDIPEEVQMKMKREHYMAKEALAENQSLGKTMIPVDSDVVSGDVRRRGTKIPPPQSDSPPPNLKEIPEDTVPPDTY